A genomic window from Zalophus californianus isolate mZalCal1 chromosome 13, mZalCal1.pri.v2, whole genome shotgun sequence includes:
- the MORN5 gene encoding MORN repeat-containing protein 5 isoform X2 — MEYTGSQYIGEYVDGRMEGEAEYILPTKTKYVGEMKDGMFHGQGTLYFPSGSRHDAIWEKGLVVKVSLNSPIWTHLEKSLRAVMTVETASITQPRG, encoded by the exons ATGGAGTACACAGGGAGCCAATACATTGGGGAATATGTAGACGGGAG GATGGAGGGCGAAGCCGAATACATCCTCCCTACCAAAACAAAATACGTCGGGGAAATGAAGGACGGCATGTTTCATGGCCAAGGAACCCTGTACTTCCCCAGCGGGAGCCGCCATGATGCCATTTGGGAAAAGGGACTGGTCGTGAAG GTATCTCTCAACTCACCAATATGGACCCACCTAGAAAAATCCCTCAGGGCTGTTATGACTGTGGAGACGGCTTCTATAACCCAGCCACGAGGATAG
- the NDUFA8 gene encoding NADH dehydrogenase [ubiquinone] 1 alpha subcomplex subunit 8 translates to MPGIVELPTLEDLKVQEVKVSSSVLKAAAHHYGVQCDKPNKEFMLCRWEEKDPRRCLEEGKLVNKCALDFFRQIKLHCAEPFTDYWTCIDYSSLQLFRRCRKQQAKFDECVLDKLGWVRPDLGQLSKVTKVKTDRPLPENPYHSRARPEPNPEIEGELKPAKHGSRLFFWTM, encoded by the exons ATGCCGGGGATAGTGGAGCTGCCTACTCTGGAGGATCTGAAAGTGCAGGAG GTGAAAGTCAGTTCTTCGGTGCTCAAAGCTGCTGCCCATCACTATGGAGTTCAGTGTGATAAGCCCAACAAGGAGTTCATGCTCTGCCGCTGGGAAGAGAAAGACCCCAGGCGGTGTTTAGAGGAAGGCAAGCTCGTAAACAAGTGTGCTCTGGACTTCTTCAG GCAGATAAAGCTTCACTGTGCGGAGCCTTTTACAGACTATTGGACCTGCATTGATTATTCCAGCCTGCAGCTATTTCGTCGCTGTCGCAAACAGCAGGCTAAGTTTGACGAGTGTGTGCTGGACAAACTGGGCTGGGTGCGACCTGACCTGGGGCAGCTGTCCAAG gTCACCAAAGTGAAAACAGATCGACCTTTACCGGAGAATCCCTATCACTCAAGAGCAAGACCAGAGCCCAACCCTGAGATAGAAGGAGAGCTGAAGCCTGCCAAACATGGCAGTCGCCTTTTTTTCTGGACCATGTAA